A single region of the Candidatus Caldatribacterium sp. genome encodes:
- a CDS encoding YigZ family protein — translation MSFRLSSFEETREKLKEAVKLFPQATHYVYAFRLGPEGKEEFASDGGEPRGSAGRPVLGALRRFAVTNTLVVVARYFGGKKLGIRGLIEAYGEVAEKVLEISGRTPYIPEVRFMVVPAMDSFDLFVYRLFGLLRSKEKAILDREKGVVAFSIPKDEEEKAQMFLEAELARGTIREFKKEG, via the coding sequence ATGAGTTTTCGCCTGAGCTCTTTTGAAGAGACCAGAGAAAAGCTCAAAGAGGCCGTTAAGCTCTTCCCTCAGGCCACCCACTATGTCTACGCTTTCCGCCTTGGCCCAGAGGGAAAGGAGGAGTTCGCCTCAGACGGTGGGGAACCAAGGGGAAGCGCCGGCCGGCCGGTTCTTGGAGCCCTTCGGCGTTTTGCGGTTACCAACACCCTGGTGGTCGTTGCCCGGTACTTTGGGGGGAAGAAGCTGGGCATTCGAGGACTCATTGAGGCGTACGGAGAAGTAGCCGAAAAAGTCCTCGAAATCTCAGGGCGTACCCCGTACATCCCGGAGGTACGATTCATGGTGGTACCTGCGATGGATTCTTTCGATCTTTTCGTGTACCGTCTCTTTGGCCTTTTGAGGAGTAAAGAAAAGGCAATTCTTGACCGCGAAAAAGGAGTGGTCGCCTTCTCAATTCCGAAAGACGAGGAGGAGAAAGCACAGATGTTCCTTGAGGCGGAACTTGCGCGCGGGACAATCAGGGAATTCAAGAAGGAGGGATAA
- a CDS encoding aldo/keto reductase, with protein MRYVVLGKSGLLVSEVSLGTMTFGRETPEDESVRILERYLEAGGNFIDTANVYSQGISESILGRALKGKRENVVLATKVFFRMGDGIYDCGASRKHIMRAVEESLKRLQTDYIDLYQIHCFDSITPLEETFATLAHLVEKGYVRYVGVSNYTGWQITKTVALCEKWGYPRPVSAQMQYSLVERNIEMEVIPACYDAGLSIMAWGPLGGGFLTGKYKPGSLPQEGRIARAEKDWEEAWDRRATEKNFRILETLGNLAQKYGKTVSQIALNWLLTKKDVIPILGARTLGQLEDNLGCIGWRLEEEDVRLLDEVSAPPEIYPYRFIRWANGRVYRKEYGLRLP; from the coding sequence ATGCGGTATGTGGTTCTTGGAAAAAGCGGCCTTCTCGTGTCGGAGGTTTCCCTCGGTACGATGACCTTCGGTCGGGAAACCCCCGAGGATGAATCGGTGCGTATTCTCGAGCGGTACCTTGAAGCAGGAGGGAATTTCATCGATACCGCCAACGTGTACAGCCAGGGCATTTCCGAGAGCATCCTCGGGCGCGCCCTCAAGGGGAAAAGGGAGAATGTTGTTCTGGCCACCAAGGTCTTTTTCCGGATGGGTGACGGCATCTACGATTGCGGAGCAAGCCGAAAGCACATCATGAGGGCCGTGGAAGAGAGCCTGAAGCGCTTGCAAACCGACTACATCGACCTCTACCAAATCCACTGCTTTGACAGCATCACACCCCTCGAGGAGACCTTCGCCACCCTTGCGCATCTTGTTGAGAAAGGGTACGTCCGATACGTGGGAGTTTCAAACTACACCGGCTGGCAAATCACCAAAACCGTTGCCCTGTGTGAGAAGTGGGGATACCCACGCCCAGTCTCAGCCCAGATGCAGTACAGCCTTGTCGAGCGAAACATAGAAATGGAGGTCATACCTGCCTGCTATGACGCGGGATTGAGCATCATGGCCTGGGGACCTCTTGGTGGGGGGTTCCTCACGGGAAAGTACAAACCTGGGAGTCTCCCTCAGGAAGGACGCATTGCCCGTGCTGAAAAGGACTGGGAAGAAGCCTGGGATAGAAGGGCAACGGAAAAGAACTTCCGAATCCTTGAAACCCTTGGAAACCTTGCCCAAAAATATGGGAAAACGGTATCCCAGATTGCCCTCAATTGGCTCCTCACCAAAAAGGACGTCATTCCCATACTGGGAGCTCGAACACTTGGGCAACTTGAGGATAACCTCGGATGCATCGGGTGGAGGCTCGAAGAGGAAGACGTCCGGCTCCTTGATGAGGTGAGCGCTCCGCCGGAAATCTACCCGTACCGTTTCATTCGATGGGCCAACGGACGCGTGTACCGGAAGGAGTACGGATTACGACTCCCCTAA
- the pyk gene encoding pyruvate kinase, with the protein MRRTKIICTLGPASQNRETLREMIAAGMDVARLNFSHGDHAFHREMVRLVWEVSKELQKPVAILADLQGVKIRIGEVEGGATELAPGSFVTVAPGEGLTTSTCLYVRYDALLTDLRVGDEILLDDGLLRLQVVEKFPDHLRAQVLEGGVLRSRKGVHFPRTETTARTFTEKDRADLEVALQLGVDYVAVSFVRDAEDIERVREWAKAKGLLLPPLIAKVERKEALQHAAEIIEASDGLMVARGDLGVEVPVEMIPVYQKMLVRLAKERGKIAIIATQMLESMREVPHPTRAEVTDIANAILDGADALMLSAETAIGKYPVLATQVVHAVASATENHLASRIPSFYRPQGILPEAIVSGALQTACSVNARALVVFTQSGFTARILSSFRPGMPVLALTPDEATYRRLSIVWGVRPALLEAPHEVESVTLLKRAEELLLSWGMASPSDPVVFVASSPFLGYRNLIRLYRLGES; encoded by the coding sequence ATGCGGCGGACGAAAATCATCTGCACCCTCGGACCGGCCTCACAAAATCGCGAAACCCTGCGAGAGATGATTGCTGCAGGAATGGATGTGGCGCGCCTCAACTTCTCCCATGGTGATCATGCCTTCCATCGAGAGATGGTCCGCTTAGTGTGGGAGGTCTCTAAGGAACTCCAAAAACCCGTGGCCATCCTTGCCGACCTTCAGGGTGTCAAAATCCGTATCGGGGAAGTGGAAGGAGGCGCGACGGAACTTGCCCCCGGGTCATTCGTCACCGTAGCGCCTGGGGAGGGCCTCACGACCTCAACCTGCCTTTACGTTCGCTACGATGCCCTCCTTACGGACCTCAGGGTGGGGGACGAGATTCTCCTTGACGATGGTCTTTTGAGATTGCAGGTTGTGGAGAAATTCCCGGACCACCTCAGGGCGCAAGTTCTTGAGGGAGGAGTACTTCGGTCTCGGAAAGGGGTCCATTTCCCCAGGACCGAAACCACTGCCCGGACCTTCACCGAGAAGGACAGAGCCGACCTTGAGGTGGCACTACAGCTTGGGGTCGACTACGTAGCGGTGTCCTTTGTTCGGGATGCCGAGGACATAGAGCGGGTTCGGGAGTGGGCAAAAGCCAAAGGCCTTCTCCTTCCTCCCCTCATTGCCAAGGTGGAGCGAAAAGAGGCCCTCCAGCATGCAGCAGAAATCATTGAGGCCTCCGATGGGCTCATGGTCGCCCGGGGGGATCTTGGGGTTGAGGTCCCGGTGGAGATGATTCCCGTGTACCAGAAAATGCTCGTCCGGCTTGCAAAAGAGAGAGGAAAAATTGCCATTATCGCAACACAGATGCTTGAGTCCATGCGGGAGGTCCCTCATCCCACAAGGGCGGAGGTTACCGATATCGCCAATGCGATTCTTGATGGGGCCGATGCCCTCATGCTCTCAGCAGAAACTGCCATCGGAAAGTACCCGGTGCTTGCTACCCAGGTCGTGCACGCTGTCGCTTCCGCAACCGAGAACCACCTTGCCTCACGCATTCCCTCCTTCTACAGGCCCCAGGGGATTCTCCCCGAGGCCATTGTCTCCGGTGCCCTGCAGACTGCCTGCAGCGTTAACGCTCGAGCCCTTGTCGTTTTCACCCAGTCCGGGTTCACCGCCCGCATCCTTTCTTCTTTTCGTCCCGGGATGCCCGTTCTTGCCCTGACTCCGGATGAAGCCACATACCGGAGACTCTCCATTGTCTGGGGTGTACGGCCGGCACTCCTTGAAGCGCCTCACGAGGTAGAAAGCGTTACCCTCCTCAAGAGGGCCGAGGAACTCCTCCTCTCCTGGGGAATGGCCTCGCCCTCTGACCCTGTGGTCTTCGTTGCCAGCTCACCCTTTTTGGGCTACCGGAACCTCATAAGGCTCTACCGCTTAGGGGAGTCGTAA